In one Butyrivibrio proteoclasticus B316 genomic region, the following are encoded:
- a CDS encoding DUF6142 family protein: MSKKKSKFKFHIKRLEPVRDKYMFTDNRHPEKGIISAVLGCISVTTYVLAVLFTYNNGGEALIQYAAAGFVAAIFSVAGLILGIMSRTEKDIFKLFPNLGIILNSLAVAFVVFLIVLNFVA, from the coding sequence ATGTCTAAGAAAAAGAGTAAATTCAAATTTCACATTAAGAGACTTGAACCTGTCAGAGATAAGTACATGTTCACAGATAACAGACACCCTGAAAAAGGCATTATAAGTGCCGTTTTGGGGTGTATATCAGTGACCACATATGTTCTTGCTGTATTATTCACTTACAATAATGGTGGAGAGGCTCTAATACAATACGCCGCAGCTGGTTTTGTTGCGGCGATATTTTCTGTTGCGGGTCTGATACTTGGTATCATGTCCAGAACAGAAAAAGATATTTTTAAACTTTTTCCAAACCTGGGTATTATTCTTAATTCCCTTGCTGTTGCATTTGTAGTTTTTTTAATAGTGCTGAATTTCGTGGCTTGA